Genomic DNA from Prunus persica cultivar Lovell chromosome G1, Prunus_persica_NCBIv2, whole genome shotgun sequence:
AGTAAAGGATAACTCACAGCAAGAGCAATAACAGCAGAAATAAGTCCTGCTTTGGCTGCTTGTCCAACATGTGGGCCACCGAGTTGTAACTGATGAGCTGAACTTGGATTTAGACCCCCTTTGATGTGTTTTACTATTTTCACTCCATGCTTATCAGCTTTTGTCAAAAACACTATCAAAGTAGATAATAGAACTGATATAAGGGGGGCTATAGCTGGCAACCAGAAGagctttttgtttctcttgccCTGCAGATAAGAAAGTTCTTTGAGGGCTAAATGACTAAAACAGAAAAGATTGGCTAAAGGGCAGATTGAGAGACTAGAAATTTGCCAATACTTACAATAAACCTGGTAAGTAGCAGGAAAATCAGGAATGCACAACCCAAGACAATATTCAGAGGGTACCACTGCCATgacaaaggagagagagaatctgtCAACTTTGTGTGAATTGACAAAAGCACATAAACAGgttgagaaaacaaaaatctagATATTTTGGCCATTTTTCATATGAAATACATGAAATGGTTTTCGATTTTCTTCAAGagtaaaaccaaaaacactGAATTATGTACACTTAATTAGTATTTTCTCACTGCTGGAAGTGTCTTTCCTTGTGAGACAACCCATGTGAAGTACCTAAATCTTTTTTCTAGTATATGGATCTTGTAGAAAACTTACTGGTTcatgaacaattgaattgaaaaCAGACTCCAAGACGGAGACCACATCGGTGTTGGTGGTGAAGTGATTGATCCCAAGTAGACCCTTCAGTTGTTGGAGACCAATTACAATGGCTGCACCAGCCATGAATCCTACAATGGCAGCATGTGAAAGAAAATCCACAAGAAAGCCCAACCTGTTAAGTACCATTAAAAAATTGGCCTATTTGTTAGGATGAACAAGGTTCCAGAAAAGAACTAGCTAAACAATCCAAATACATATTGAAAGGTTCCATCAAAGAAGGTCACAAGGAAAACAAGTTTTCTGTAAGAAGCATACCTAAAGATTCCAAAAGCAGCTTGGAAAATTCCAGCAAAGAAGGTCACAGTGAAGATAAGCTTTCTGTAAGCAACAGGATTGGCCACAGGATCTTCTATTTTCTGAACCAAGGAGGCCAGCAGCATGGAAACCACAGCCACTGGCCCAATAGCTAGCTCTCTTGAACTCCCCATTAGAGAATAAACCAGAGGTGGCACAATGCTTGTGTCTGaatgaaataaacaaacaacaagaaaaattaatacctGAGAATGAACAGAAATCTGCAGATATAGAAACCAAACTAAACAACTTACACAGGCCATATTGAGGATCAAGTTTTGCAAGATTAGCATATCCAATACTCTGCCAGAATTCATAAAAAGACACAAAGAGGGAAGAAGAATATCATATTAGAATGACAATTATAATGTTTTTCTAAGTACAAGTTAAGCTAGGAGACTTACCTGAGGAACACTAAGGCTAGCCAGTGTTAAGCCGGCCATCACATCGTTTTTAAACTTTGATGCCTTGTAATTCCTTCCCCAGCTAAGAATCGGAAACAGACCCCGAAGGAACGAAAACACACGGCTAGCTGGAGTTTTCTGCTTAGAAGAGTAGTTATTTCCTTGAGGAAAAACATTGCTTTTGATTCCATGAAGGAGCTGCTGCCATAGACCTGGTGGCTCAGGAGAATTGAGCAACCACTGAGCTCTCTCGACCCGACCGGTAGTGTCCTCAACATGATGCGGATGCTGCTGCAGCTCCACACTCAAAACCTCAGTTGGCAGAGAACCCATGGTGGTTAATTTGAAGTGTTTGGGTGAACTCTCTTCAGTAGCAGATTATGTACCTGTAGTGCTAGCTTTGTACCAACCCATGACAGAGATATGTGATTGTAATGTAgtcattaaatttaaatatatatacaagtgCTTTAAGAAAGATTTAACAGAATCATAGAAGTCAATACATATTGATGATGTCACATTAATTGCAGCTTGCATAGTACTCATAAATTGAACTCCTCAGAATTGATGATGATCTCATTCATAATGATTTATGATTTCTAGGTATTTATGACACATGTATTTTAATATTACTATTGTTaatatgttgtt
This window encodes:
- the LOC18790370 gene encoding low affinity sulfate transporter 3 isoform X2; its protein translation is MGSLPTEVLSVELQQHPHHVEDTTGRVERAQWLLNSPEPPGLWQQLLHGIKSNVFPQGNNYSSKQKTPASRVFSFLRGLFPILSWGRNYKASKFKNDVMAGLTLASLSVPQSIGYANLAKLDPQYGLYTSIVPPLVYSLMGSSRELAIGPVAVVSMLLASLVQKIEDPVANPVAYRKLIFTVTFFAGIFQAAFGIFRLGFLVDFLSHAAIVGFMAGAAIVIGLQQLKGLLGINHFTTNTDVVSVLESVFNSIVHEPWYPLNIVLGCAFLIFLLLTRFIGKRNKKLFWLPAIAPLISVLLSTLIVFLTKADKHGVKIVKHIKGGLNPSSAHQLQLGGPHVGQAAKAGLISAVIALAEAIAVGRSFASIKGYHLDGNKEMIAMGCMNIAGSLTSCYVSTGSFSRTAVNFSAGCETVVSNIVMALTVILSVELLTRLLYFTPIAILASIILSALPGLVDITGAYHIWKVDKLDFLACIGAFFGVLFASAEIGLLAAVSISFAKILVNSLRPGIEVLGRLPRTDIFCNINQYPMATKTPSILIIGINSSLLCFANANSVRERVMRSVTKEENETEDQKEKGRIQHVILDMSISYGQPKMASDSQAKGGQIVRQNWRGEGFPHCW
- the LOC18790370 gene encoding low affinity sulfate transporter 3 isoform X1, encoding MGSLPTEVLSVELQQHPHHVEDTTGRVERAQWLLNSPEPPGLWQQLLHGIKSNVFPQGNNYSSKQKTPASRVFSFLRGLFPILSWGRNYKASKFKNDVMAGLTLASLSVPQSIGYANLAKLDPQYGLYTSIVPPLVYSLMGSSRELAIGPVAVVSMLLASLVQKIEDPVANPVAYRKLIFTVTFFAGIFQAAFGIFRLGFLVDFLSHAAIVGFMAGAAIVIGLQQLKGLLGINHFTTNTDVVSVLESVFNSIVHEPWYPLNIVLGCAFLIFLLLTRFIGKRNKKLFWLPAIAPLISVLLSTLIVFLTKADKHGVKIVKHIKGGLNPSSAHQLQLGGPHVGQAAKAGLISAVIALAEAIAVGRSFASIKGYHLDGNKEMIAMGCMNIAGSLTSCYVSTGSFSRTAVNFSAGCETVVSNIVMALTVILSVELLTRLLYFTPIAILASIILSALPGLVDITGAYHIWKVDKLDFLACIGAFFGVLFASAEIGLLAAVSISFAKILVNSLRPGIEVLGRLPRTDIFCNINQYPMATKTPSILIIGINSSLLCFANANSVRERVMRSVTKEENETEDQKEKGRIQHVILDMSNVINVDTSGILALEEIHNKLFSYGIELAMANPRWQVIHRLKVAKLLDRIGGERVFLTVGEAVDACLNPKVAGGSSC